The sequence CGATGGCGGTGAGCGTATACGCTTCGAGCGCGCGATTCTCACCCAGTGCGCGCACATGCAGCAGCGTGGCCGGCGTGACGGTGCACAGGCGATAGCTCCCGCCGCGCAGCAGGGGTAGGTCACGGCGGAACACGAACCCGCCAAGCGACTCGCGCATGAGAATGCTGCTGGCACTGTCGATCACATCCACATGGCCATCTTCGGTGGCACGCGACAGCTCCACCGGCGCGACGAGGTCGCGCGGCACCTGCGCATTCAGCACGGAGTCCACACGCCCCGGGCGCGCACTCAGGAGCATCCCGTGGCCATGTAGCTCAAACTGGGAGATGCGCGTAGGGTTTGCCTGCAGCAACGCCACGGTGGTCCCACTTGCCCGGAACACGAGCGGGACCATCGTGCTGTCCACATCCGACGTGATGTCGCTCCGCCACTCTTCGCGCTTGGCCGGATAGATCGTGCGCGCCTTGAGTGCCGGTTGCAGCGACTCGGGCGCCAGCGCGCGCGGATCGGTCGTCTCGGAGCAGGCCGCGAGGCCCAACGCGGCGACCGCCAGCCGCGCCGCGCGGGGGCTTACTGCCCGCACACGTTCCAGCGCACCACCGTGTCGTCATTGCAGCGGTAGGTGCAGAAGCCGCAGTTGGCGCCGCCGATATTCGTGCAGGCGCCGTAGCCCGGCACGCGGGCGTAGCGTGGGCACGACTTCCGCGCCTGCGAGTTGAGGGCGGTGGGCATCAGCAGCAACAGCGCGGCGAGCGGGCCGAGGTCCACACGACGGGACCAGAAAGCGAAGAAAGAGCGCATGACTGGGAACTACGCAGAAAGAGACGGTCCGGCAAGCGGTCGCCGCGCCATCAGGGCTTGAGCGTCGCCGCGCCCGACAGCGGCGTGGCGCTCGTCTTGAGCAGATCCAGCACCACCACGTCGTTGCGCCCGGCCTTGAGCACCGACGCGGGGGCGTAGAGACGCGTCTGCGGCCCGATGTCCCAGTAGCGCCCGAGATTGTGCCCGTTCACCCAGACGACGCCCTTCGTGTAGCCCGTCATGTCGAGAAACGTGTCGGTCGGGGTGTCCATGTTGAAGCTGCCGCGGAAGAACAGGCCGGGGCGTGAGCCCGGATCCGCGTCCGGCGTCAGCGCGCGCACCCACCGATCGGTGAGCGGCAGCGGATAGACCTGCCAGTGCGTCAGCGTCATGCCGGAGAGCGTGACGCGGTCGGTGATTCCCTTCCGATCGATCATCGCCTGACCGTAGTTGATGTGCCCCATCCCCTCGACGAGGATCTCGAGCACCGGGTGCGCGCTGGTCGGGCGCGGCAACTCGATGGACTTCTGCCCGAGCCGGCGATCGATGGTCCCGATGAACGCGCCATCGACGAACACCGTCGCGAAGTCGTGCAGATCGGTAATCGTCAGCGTCCCGCTCTTTCGCCCGACGAGCGTCGTCTTGTACAGCATGAGCCCCTGATTCTGACCGTACGACTCGAACGGGCGTGGATGCACGGCCTCGATCGCCGCCGGCAGGTGTCGCCAGAGCGACGCAAACGGCGTCATGACGAAGCTCGGCACCGTCGCCGCCGGAATCGGTGCCGGGATGGGTGCCAGCGACTCCCCCGGCGGCAGCGCGGCGCCGATCTGCGCGCGCAGCGCGTGATACTTCGGCGTGGGACGCCCCTGCTCGTCGATGGGCGCGTCGTAGTCGTAGCTCGTGAGATCGGGCTCGTACCCCTTGCCACCTGAGTTGGCGCCGGCGGTGAAGCCGAAGTTCGTGCCGCCGTGCACCACATACAGGTTGAACGACTTCCGCGTGCCCAGGAGGAACGTCATCTCCTTCGTGAGATCCTCGAGCGAGGGCGCCGCCCACGATTCCCCCCAGTGCGTGAGCCAGCCGGGATACGTCTCCGACGAGAACACCGGCACACCGGGGACCGTGGTGCGCGCCACCTGCCAGTCGGCCTCGCTCGCGCCCGGATCGAGCCCCAACGCGGCGCCGGGGACGTAGCCCGCTTCGATCGCGAACGGTGCCGGCCCATCGGCCGTGTAGAACGGCACCGTGATGCCGTGGCGGCGCCACGTGTCGCGCAGATGCAGGATGTAGGCGCGATCGTTGCCGTAGCTGCCGTATTCGTTCTCGATCTGCACCATCAGGATGGGCCCGCCGTTCGTCACCAGCAGCGGGCGCACTTCACGCGCGAGGCGGGCGATGTACCGATCCGCCGCCGCGATGTAGCGCGGATACATCGAGCGGATCCGCAAGTCCGGATCGCGCAGCAGATACGTGGGCAAGCCGCCGAAATCCCACTCGGCGCACACATACGGCCCCGGCCGCAGCAGCACCCACATCCCCTCCTCGGCGGCGATGCGGATGAACTTCGCGATGTCACGATTCTCGCTGGCGAAGTCGAACTGCCCCTCCGCCGTCTCGTGATAGTTCCAGAAGATGTAGGCCGCGATAGTGTTGAGCCCCATCGCCTTCGCGAGCCGGATCCGATGCCGCCAGTACTGGGCCGGAATGCGCGCCGGATGCATTTCGCCGGAGCGGATCTGCATCGGCGCGCCGTCGAGCAGGAAGTCGGTAGCCGAGAGCGCGAAGGTATGGCGCGGCGCCGCGGCGCGGTGCGCGGCCGGGCGTGGCTGGGCCGAGAGATGCGGCGCCGGCCACAGGGGCGCGAGCGCGAGCGTGGTGATCCCCACGATCGTGCACGCAAGCGCAACGACAAAGCGAGGAGAACGCATCATGCGATCGTGTCGGGGTGCGCTTCACCCGGCGAGGGAAACGGCTGCTTGAAGGTGAACGCGTGCGCGCTCGGTCCGTGCTGCCGCAAATGCTCCAGGCGAGCAACGGCCTCCTCGGGTGAGGGCCGATGGCCCGCCGGCACCCACCAGAGCACCAGAAACGCGTCGGTCATGCGCGTGAACCACTCGCGTCGGCGCGCCAGCACCTCGGCGTGCCCGCTGCGATACACGTACTGATGCAGTGCGTCCATGGAGTCCCACACCGAGAAATTGACGATGATCCGATCATCGTCGTAGGGGCGAACCGCGGTGGCGTCACCCGACTCCGTCTGGAATCGCCAGACAAATCCCGGCGCCGCATCGGCGAGTGCATTGATGGCGTCCAGCGCCGCCACGAAGTCGGCAATCTCCGGGGCCTCAAGGGGAGCGAGGAGGCGACCGATGTTCAACTGCGCCAACTGGAAGGGCATGTGGGTCACGCGCTCCGGATTCACGGTTGTTCTTGTTCACGATTACGTTGACCACCTGCGCCCCGAACGGCTCGTACGTCATGATGTTGCTCGCCGGCGCGGGAGCATCGGGCTTGAGGAGCCAGTGCCCGAAGCGCGGGTTGGGCGCTGGCCGCTGCCGCGCGGAACGTCAGCACGACGCCAGTCCGCTCCACGAATGCCTGTCGCAACAGCATGAGTCCTCGGATCGGGTGGACCGCTCGTCTCCGCAGGAGTATCGCGCAGGGCGCTGGAGTCCGCTGGTCGCGACTCACCATCGCAGCGAACTCAACCGTAGGTTCGCCACCGTCCCTTCCGGAGTCCGCTCGCGCACGCGAACATCTCAGACCGCCGGGCGTGAGCTGTCCTTCCCCTACTTCGGAGCATCCATGCACCAGCCTCGTTGGAGCCGTACGACGCGCCTTCTGCTCGCGATCGCCACGGGGGCGGCCCACGCCGCGTCGCCGTCACCGGCCTCGGCACAGTCTCCGGCCATGACGCCGTTCGAGCTCAACATGGAGCGCGTCTCCAGCAAGAAGTTCGGCGGCGATCTCGGCGACTCCAAGACCTACTTCGTGCCGACGTACGATCTGCTCGTGTCCGTCAGCGGCTCGGTCTGGTCCAAGAAGGGAGGCGCGCAGGCCCATGGGCGCTTCTTCGTGGACGGGCTCGACAAGCCGCTCATGCACGCGATCGCCCGGAAGCTGCAGGATGATCTGGTGGCGCGGATCCGCGCGGCGGGCTTCACGGCGCTCACGTACGACGATCTCAAGGGTGAACCCGATGTCGCCGGACGCGGTCTCGATGCCGATGAGGACAAGTGGGGCTTCCCGGTCCGCAAGATCACGCCGCTCAGCTACATCATTGCCGCGCCTTCCGAGGCCCAGCAGTTCAACAATCCCATTCAGGGCCCGGCATGGCCGTGGAAGGGCCTCGCGAAGGCGAAGGATCTCGTGGTGCTTTCGCCGGAGCTGCGATTCACGCTGCCGCAGATGTGGGGGGTCACGCGCGCGGGTGTCACGGCAAACGAGGCCGGCATCGCCACCGACCCGGCCATGATTCTCGAGGCGGGCACGATCCACTCCATCGGTCGCAAGGGCGGCGGTGAAACGGTGCAGATCGATCGGCACGGCCAGCGACTCGCAGCAGAAAGCGCCGGGACGATCACGCAGCTCAAGCAGGATCGCACCGACTTCTCGGCGGCGTGGAAGCGCGTCTCCGGTGACTACAGCATGAGCATCGACCGGACGGCATTCGAGGATGGCGTGATGCGGGTGGGCCTCGCCATCAACGCCATGCTCGTCGACAAGCTGGTCAAGGCACACAAGTAGTGTGGCGCGACGGCGCGGTACGATGCAGCACTCCCCAACCACGCGAGCCCCGATGACGCGGTTCCTCCTCGCCCTGCTCCTGCTCTGCCTCGGCCCGTCCACCGCCCACGCGACGTGGTCGGTCATCGCGATCGATGCGAAGACCGGCCAGGTGATCATCGCGTCGGCCACCTGCGTGCGACAGTCGGCCTTTCCCACGCGGTCCCCGATCCCGGCTCGTGATCTCATGGACGTCCAGGCCGTGATTGTGCCCGGGGTCGGCGTCGCGGCCTGTCAGGCCGGCGCCGACAACACACGCCGCAACCAGATGCTGGTGTACACGGAGCTCAAGAAGGGGACACCGCCGCAGCAGATCCTCGAGCTTCTCAAGCAGGACCCCGATATCGAGCGTCGCCAGTTCGGCATTCTCGCCATCCCGAATGGCAGCACGATCACCGCGTCGAACAACATGGTCGGCTTCAATGGCGCCGGCAATCAAGCCTCATCGCTCTTCTTTGGCGGACGCGTCGGGGACTTCTTCTATCAGGTGCAAGGGAACACGCTGCTCGGCTACGATGTGGTCCACAAGGCCGCCCTCGCCTTCACACGCGCCTCGGGGACGCTGGCCGATCACGTGATCGCCGCGATGCTCGCCGCCGATGACAACGGTGGCGACAAACGCTGCAACTGTGCGAGCAATCCGCTGACGTTTGCGCCGTGTGACAATCTCACTGCCCACGTGGCCTACATCGCCATCGCCGACGCCACGGACGCGGTGGGACGCACGCACAACGACGGGCAGTACTATGCGTTTCTCTCGGTCACCGATGACAACATCGTGAAGGGGGAGAGTGCCAACCCGGTGAAGACCCTGCAGCGGCGCTATGAAGCGTGGAAGCGGGCGGGTGCCCGGCGCACGCCGCCGCCGCCACCCACGCGCTTCACACCGGGGCTCTGACCACCGCCTCCGCCGCGCCGTCGCGTACCGCGTCGGACCAACGGCGTGAGGGTCATGAATCCGGCTGGCCACGGAACGGTCATCGTGCCTCGATGCACAACACGGGCAACCCGGGGTCCTCAAGTTCCGCCGACGGCGGCCGATACCCCATAGCGCACCCTTCGTTGTCCGAAAAGAGCACCCCGCCGGTGACGGCGGTCCGCAGAGCCAGCCAACTCACGGGGTCGTGAGTCCGGGCGGTCGCCGAAGCACGAAGTCATTACCGAAGGCCATTCCGGCATTCGGGAGTTCGCTGCATGGATCGGACGACATTCCTCCGACGCTGGAGCGCTGTCGTGAAGCCGTACCACTCATTCATTGCCATTCTCGGCCTGGCGACCCTCGCCGCCTGTGCCGATGTCCCGACGCAATCACCCGCGGTCCCCGTCGCGCCAACACCGACGGCCTATCTGGTCCTGCTGCGCGACACCCTGACGAGCGCCTCGACCGTTACCGCACAGGTCCTCGCTGACGCGCAGAGCAGTGCCGATATCGGAGCCCCGGGCTCGAGCGCCGCCCGGGTCATCGTCACAGAAGACGACGCGGAAGTCCTGTCGTCACTGCACGGGGCCGTGGTCACTGTCACCGCCGATCAGGCGGCGCGCTTGCGCGCCAATCCCAACGTGGAAGCCATCGAGCCGATCCGGCCCATCACAACGTTTGGCGCCAGCCTCATGGCCACGCGGTCCTGGGGGCTCGACCGCACCAACCAGGCGTCGCTGCCGCTCGATGGACAGACCACGCGCTTTGGCGGCGATGGGAAAGGCGTCCGCGTGGCCATCTTCGACACCGGCATCCGCTGGTCGCACGTCGACCTCGTGGGGCGTGTGGCCGGGGGCTACGATGCCTTCACCAATACCAGCAAAACCAGTGGCGACGGCAACGGCCACGGCACGTTCGTGGCGTCGATCGCCGCCGGCACCAGCTACGGGCTGGCGCCCTCGGCGACGCTGCTCGATGTGCGCGTGATGAACGCGGCTGGCTCCGGCAGTTCACTCGAGCTGGCGCGCGGCGTGGATTGGGTGATCGCCGAAAAGAAGCGGGTCGCCGGGCCGATGGTGGCCAACATGAGCCTCGGCTTCAACGGCGGCAGCACGGTGATCGACGCGCTGGTCGACCGCCTGCGCGCCGCGGGCATCGTGGTGGTGGTCGCCGCCGGCAATGATGGCGGCGATGCCTGTGCGGTGTCGCCGGCGCGGGCACCGGGTGCCCTTACCGTTGGCGCGACGGCGAACGGCTCGGTGGACTCGCGCCCGTATTACTCGAACGGCGGCGCGTGTGTGGATCTCAGTGCGCCAGGCGATCAGATCATTGGTGCCGGGATGTCGGGTGACGCCGCGCTGGTGATGGGCTCCGGGACCTCGATGGCCTCACCCTTTGTGGCGGGTGCCGCCGCCGTGTATCTCGGCGTGAATGCCGGCGCGACGCCCGATGCCGTGGCCAGCTGGCTGCTCGCCGAGAGCACGTCGGGCAAGATCAGCGGCCTGCTCCCCAACACGGCCAACCGGTTGCTGACGCTGCAGCGACTGCCGGGCGTGAGCGCGCCGACGCCCGCGCCGACACCAACGCCGACCCCGACACCAACGCCGACCCCGACACCAACCCCCACGCCGACACCGACACAGACACCAGCCGCCAGCTTCACGCTGACCACGTCGTGTGTGAATCGCGTCTGCACGATCGACGCGTCGGTGCCGACCGGTGTGTCCGCCGCGAATGCCGCGAGTGTGCTTTACACGTGGACGTTCACCGGGCTCGGCACGAGTGCGGGCACCAATCTCCGTCGGATGGTCATCACCTTCGGCGGACCAGGGACGCTCCCGGTGTCGGTGACGGCACGGCTCGGGACAACTTCGTATGGAACGGCCACGACGACGCTGACCGTGAAGTAGCGCATCGGCCGGCTGACGGTGACGTGCCACGTCGCCGTCAGCCAGTCGCCGCGGTCGCCTTCCGAGGTACCCGCCTCCCGCGCTACCCTTCGCAGGTGCCGACCGATCCGCCGACCAGCGCCGACCTCCCGTTCGCCGTGCGCCCCTCGCCCATTCAGGGGATGGGCGCCTTTGCCACGCGTCCCATCGCCGCGGGGACGCGCATCATCGAGTATGCCGGCGAGCGGCTGACCCCCGCGGAGGCGGATGCGCGGTATCCGGACGTGCCGGGCGAGCGCTATCACACGTTCCTCTTCGCCATCGACGATGACGTCGTGGTGGACGCGTCGGTGAACGGCAACGAGGCGCGCTTTCTGAACCACTCGTGCGCGCCCAACTGCGACGTGGTGGTGGACGAGAAGCGCCTCTGGATCGAGGCCATTCACGACATCGAGGTCGGGGAAGAGCTCGTTTACGACTACGCGTTCATTCTCCCCGAACGGCACACACCGGCGGCCAAGAAGCGCTATCCGTGCCACTGTGGCGCCATCACCTGCCGTGGCACCATGCTCGCCCGCAAGCGCTAGCGCTGGCCACCCCACACTCCGGGCCCCTCGCGCATATACTAGGAACGTCCCCCTCGAGTCCCTACGCGGAGATCCCCCATGCGGGTTTGGAGCACCATCGCAGTCATCACCGCCGGCGTCGCCATCGCCTGCGCCCCCAAGACGGAACCGACCCCCGTCGCCACCCCCGTCGCGCAGGCGCCCGGTCGTGCCGGTGGCCCGCCGCAGGGTGGTGCGCAGCCAGATGGTCAGCCCGGCGCCCCGCGCCCGCGCCGCGAGCCCCCGAGCCCGCTCCGCCTCGATACGCTCCGCAAGGCGGAAGTCGCCAAAGTCCTCGAGTCGATCAAGGGCCGCGAAAACGAACCGGCCGGCAAGGTCTTCCAGAACGTCCAGCTGTTCAAGGACATGCCCGCGAAGGAGTTCCTCACCACGGTCATGGATGAGCAGTACGGCCGCGGACTGAGCCTGCTCTGCACCGGCTGCCACACCGACGACCGCAAGTGGGAGAGCGACGCCCGCAAGGACAAGATCATCGCGCGCCAGATGGAGAAGATGCAGCGCGATATCGACAGCCGATGGATCGCCAAGAACAAGGAAATCGACAAGCCGGCGCCCAAGGTCACCTGCGTGATGTGCCACCGCGGCACCGGGCACATGCCGAATACGATGGATGTGCCGACGGCGCCGGTACCGCAGCGGCGACGGGGCTGAGACACCCACGACCCACAACCAAAAACCCGGAACACAGAACTGATCAGTTCTGCGTTCCGGGTTTTTGGTTATGGGTCGTGGGTTACAGCGGCCGCGCCATTATCACATCCCGCTGCGCATCGGTCCCCACCATGAACACATGCGCGCCACAGGGCACAAAGCCCTGCTTCTCGTAAAAGCGGATCGCGCGCGGGTTCTCTTCCCAGACGCCGAGCCAGAGGACGTCACCGCCCAGGGCGCGCGCCTGGTCAACTGCATGCGCCATGAGGGTCGCCGCGAGTCCGCGACCGTGCCAGGCACGATCTACATAAAAGCGCTGCAGCTCCACGGGGTGTTGGGCTACCACGCCCGCTTCATCGGCGCGGTCATTGAGCAGCACGTAGCCGGCCAGCCCCCCGTCGATCTCCAGGAGCCAGTACTGCCGCGCCGCATCCTCGAGCTCCGCCCGCTGCAACGCCGGCGTGAACGTCGTGTCGAGAAAGAGGGCGAGATCGTCGGGGGTATTCTGCGCGGCGAACGTCTCCACAAACTGGCGGCGCGCGAACGCCGACAGCACCTCGGCGTCGCGCACCTGCGCACGACGCAGCACCGGCGCGATGGCGGCCGCGCCGCCCTCAGCCGACATGGACCGTGATGGTGCGAATCGCGTTGTTGCCGTAGCCCAGCGCATTCCACACGATCTGCTCGGGCTGCACCGCACCGCTGGCATCGGTCGCCCGCGAGCGCAGCGCCACCGCGCCGGGCGGTAGCACGACCGGGCACGAGAACGGTGTCCACGCCCAGCGCGACATCGGCGCACCCAGCTCGGCCTGCTGCCACGCGCCGCCATTCACCTGCACCTCCACCTGCGTGATCGGCGCGGCCCCACTCCAGGCCCAGCCGCGCAGCACCACGTCGCGCGCACTCGTGCCCCCATCGGCGGGCGACACGATCATCGACTTCACCAGGGCCTGCGTGACCGGCACCACACCATCGGGCGTGTGATAGACGTAGCGCTTGGACTGGAAATAGCCGGTGAACGGTGTCGTGATCACATCGAGGCGCGCGAGCCACTTCACGCTCGCCATGCCATACCACCCCGGTACGATCAGCCGCACCGGCGCGCCATGGTCCATCGTGAGTGGCACCCCATCCATGTGCGTGGCCACCAGCGTGTCGGGGGCGCGCGCCGCATCGAGTGGGAGTGACCGCTGGAACTGCACCGGCCCCTCAGCGTCATCACGCGGTCCCACATCGGCGCCGGTCGCGAGGACTTCCACCGCACCGGGCTCCACCCCGGCACGCTCCAACAGCAGGCGCAGCGGCACGCCGCTCCAGCGCGTGGTGCTGAGCGCGCCGTACTCCCACGGTTCACCGGTGGGCACCGGCGTCATCCCCAGTCGCCAGTTGCCGGCGCACTCCATCGTGACCAACACCTCGTGCTGCGGGAGCGCGGCGAGCTCGTCGAGCCCGATCGCGAACGGCGCGCGCACCGCGCCACCGACCGACAGTCGATGTGACGCATCCAGCACCGGATTGTCGAAGTTGCTCCGCACATACACGCTCTCGCGCGGCGTAACGGGCTCGGCGAGCACCGGCATGGGCGTCTCCGCACACAGCGGATGCGGACGCACAACGACCAGCGGCGCGGCCGATGCAGTCTCGGACATACTCATTCACGCTCCGGGCGGATGTAGGCACTCGGCGCCACATCCCAGGGGGAAGCCGATCGGGCTTTCGCGAAGCCCACCGAATCAAGATGCGCCATGAAGGCGCGATCGAAGAGCGCATCGGCGCCCGGCGCCATGCTGAGCGCGCTCGGCAGTGCCGCCAGCCGCACTTCGAGACGGACACCGCGCACCTCGGCGGTGACCGCGCGCGCCAGATTCGGCAGCGCCTCGAGACTCGCGGCCTGATGCAGATAGAAGAGCAATCCGGTGGAGCG comes from Gemmatimonadaceae bacterium and encodes:
- a CDS encoding SET domain-containing protein-lysine N-methyltransferase; amino-acid sequence: MRPSPIQGMGAFATRPIAAGTRIIEYAGERLTPAEADARYPDVPGERYHTFLFAIDDDVVVDASVNGNEARFLNHSCAPNCDVVVDEKRLWIEAIHDIEVGEELVYDYAFILPERHTPAAKKRYPCHCGAITCRGTMLARKR
- a CDS encoding DUF1028 domain-containing protein, whose translation is MTRFLLALLLLCLGPSTAHATWSVIAIDAKTGQVIIASATCVRQSAFPTRSPIPARDLMDVQAVIVPGVGVAACQAGADNTRRNQMLVYTELKKGTPPQQILELLKQDPDIERRQFGILAIPNGSTITASNNMVGFNGAGNQASSLFFGGRVGDFFYQVQGNTLLGYDVVHKAALAFTRASGTLADHVIAAMLAADDNGGDKRCNCASNPLTFAPCDNLTAHVAYIAIADATDAVGRTHNDGQYYAFLSVTDDNIVKGESANPVKTLQRRYEAWKRAGARRTPPPPPTRFTPGL
- a CDS encoding S8 family peptidase, whose product is MDRTTFLRRWSAVVKPYHSFIAILGLATLAACADVPTQSPAVPVAPTPTAYLVLLRDTLTSASTVTAQVLADAQSSADIGAPGSSAARVIVTEDDAEVLSSLHGAVVTVTADQAARLRANPNVEAIEPIRPITTFGASLMATRSWGLDRTNQASLPLDGQTTRFGGDGKGVRVAIFDTGIRWSHVDLVGRVAGGYDAFTNTSKTSGDGNGHGTFVASIAAGTSYGLAPSATLLDVRVMNAAGSGSSLELARGVDWVIAEKKRVAGPMVANMSLGFNGGSTVIDALVDRLRAAGIVVVVAAGNDGGDACAVSPARAPGALTVGATANGSVDSRPYYSNGGACVDLSAPGDQIIGAGMSGDAALVMGSGTSMASPFVAGAAAVYLGVNAGATPDAVASWLLAESTSGKISGLLPNTANRLLTLQRLPGVSAPTPAPTPTPTPTPTPTPTPTPTPTPTQTPAASFTLTTSCVNRVCTIDASVPTGVSAANAASVLYTWTFTGLGTSAGTNLRRMVITFGGPGTLPVSVTARLGTTSYGTATTTLTVK
- a CDS encoding beta-galactosidase — translated: MMRSPRFVVALACTIVGITTLALAPLWPAPHLSAQPRPAAHRAAAPRHTFALSATDFLLDGAPMQIRSGEMHPARIPAQYWRHRIRLAKAMGLNTIAAYIFWNYHETAEGQFDFASENRDIAKFIRIAAEEGMWVLLRPGPYVCAEWDFGGLPTYLLRDPDLRIRSMYPRYIAAADRYIARLAREVRPLLVTNGGPILMVQIENEYGSYGNDRAYILHLRDTWRRHGITVPFYTADGPAPFAIEAGYVPGAALGLDPGASEADWQVARTTVPGVPVFSSETYPGWLTHWGESWAAPSLEDLTKEMTFLLGTRKSFNLYVVHGGTNFGFTAGANSGGKGYEPDLTSYDYDAPIDEQGRPTPKYHALRAQIGAALPPGESLAPIPAPIPAATVPSFVMTPFASLWRHLPAAIEAVHPRPFESYGQNQGLMLYKTTLVGRKSGTLTITDLHDFATVFVDGAFIGTIDRRLGQKSIELPRPTSAHPVLEILVEGMGHINYGQAMIDRKGITDRVTLSGMTLTHWQVYPLPLTDRWVRALTPDADPGSRPGLFFRGSFNMDTPTDTFLDMTGYTKGVVWVNGHNLGRYWDIGPQTRLYAPASVLKAGRNDVVVLDLLKTSATPLSGAATLKP
- a CDS encoding photosynthetic reaction center cytochrome c subunit, yielding MRVWSTIAVITAGVAIACAPKTEPTPVATPVAQAPGRAGGPPQGGAQPDGQPGAPRPRREPPSPLRLDTLRKAEVAKVLESIKGRENEPAGKVFQNVQLFKDMPAKEFLTTVMDEQYGRGLSLLCTGCHTDDRKWESDARKDKIIARQMEKMQRDIDSRWIAKNKEIDKPAPKVTCVMCHRGTGHMPNTMDVPTAPVPQRRRG
- a CDS encoding sulfite oxidase encodes the protein MSETASAAPLVVVRPHPLCAETPMPVLAEPVTPRESVYVRSNFDNPVLDASHRLSVGGAVRAPFAIGLDELAALPQHEVLVTMECAGNWRLGMTPVPTGEPWEYGALSTTRWSGVPLRLLLERAGVEPGAVEVLATGADVGPRDDAEGPVQFQRSLPLDAARAPDTLVATHMDGVPLTMDHGAPVRLIVPGWYGMASVKWLARLDVITTPFTGYFQSKRYVYHTPDGVVPVTQALVKSMIVSPADGGTSARDVVLRGWAWSGAAPITQVEVQVNGGAWQQAELGAPMSRWAWTPFSCPVVLPPGAVALRSRATDASGAVQPEQIVWNALGYGNNAIRTITVHVG
- a CDS encoding GNAT family N-acetyltransferase, which gives rise to MSAEGGAAAIAPVLRRAQVRDAEVLSAFARRQFVETFAAQNTPDDLALFLDTTFTPALQRAELEDAARQYWLLEIDGGLAGYVLLNDRADEAGVVAQHPVELQRFYVDRAWHGRGLAATLMAHAVDQARALGGDVLWLGVWEENPRAIRFYEKQGFVPCGAHVFMVGTDAQRDVIMARPL
- a CDS encoding DUF3291 domain-containing protein, which gives rise to MTHMPFQLAQLNIGRLLAPLEAPEIADFVAALDAINALADAAPGFVWRFQTESGDATAVRPYDDDRIIVNFSVWDSMDALHQYVYRSGHAEVLARRREWFTRMTDAFLVLWWVPAGHRPSPEEAVARLEHLRQHGPSAHAFTFKQPFPSPGEAHPDTIA